The sequence CTTCTGGCTGCTACATGCCGCCATTGTCGGCGGGGCGGCGGCAGTGTTCATGCTGTTGTGGCGCATCTTCGGCGCGCGGCTCGCAGTGAGTTGATGGCATCATTCCCGCCTCCTGAGCGTGCGAGTCCTTGGGACGGGGTTGTCAGACTAACCCCTTCGGGTCAGGTCGCAGGCCGAGCGATCGATTAGCCAGTGTGCGCCGGTTGTGATCGGCATGACTCGATCTGTGAGCAGGAGCGGGACCCCTTTAGCGGCGATCGGAAAATCGCCGTCGTATTGCGCGCTACTGAATGTAATTGTGGGCGAGGTGGCGATCGTGCCGACGCCCTAAGAGCCGATCTCGCTCGACATGGCAGAGTTGATCTACATCAAAGTGCACAGGGCGGCGACGACCGACGCTGCGGTGTGAACCGCGCCAAGGACGCCATCTTCGTCGCCCAGGCCCTGCTCGATGAGCTGGGCGCAGATGCGTGTCGGATCGCCGCGGAGCGAGCGGCGGCGTTGGTACGCGACGGAGATACCACAGACGCCCATTTCTGGAGTCAGGTTGCGGCCGCCGCCAGGGTGTTGTCAGCGTCGCCGAGACCGCAGCTTCCGCCCGCGCGGCGCCGTCAGATCATGGTCCAAGATCGCCAGTTCCGTCAGAGCTTCAAAGTGAGCCCCAACGCCTATCTGCTGCTGACGTCCGACCTGGTCATCGCAGACGCCAATCCCGCCTATATGAAGGCCACGATGACGACCGAGGAAATCCGCGGCTACGGATTGTTCGAGATCTTTCCTGACAATCCGGCGGCGCCCGAGGCGAACGCCGTCCTCAATCTCAGGGGCTCTCTGGAGCGGGTGCTCAGGACCGGGAAGGCCGATCTCATGGCCGTTCAAAGGTACGACGTCCGCGGCCTCGACCGTCTGTTCGAAGAGCGCTGGTGGGAACCATCCAACTGTCCGATCCCGAATGACGACGGGCGGCCGGAACTCATTCTGCACCATGTGCGCGATGTCACGGCCCACGCGAGTCCCGCGATTCGGATCTAGGGGCCAGTTCAGCAGCAGGGCCAGGCGCTTAGGTGTGGGCTGGTCAGCGGACGCTCGAGCTGAGCGGCGTCGACGCCAAGCGGCGACTTTACGCCCTCCACCAGCAGCCGGACGCTGCGGTGACGACGTTGGATGACCACGATCACCTGGCCGGGCATGGGTTCTATCAGCCCAAGGTCACATTGGACCCAGGATCGTCATTTTTTAACGGGCTTGAGGTAGATTTATACCCGTTCACAGCCCTCCGAGGGATGGACAGAAAGCCTTCGCCGGCGCGCCCCGTTGGCGGGGGCTTTCTTTTTCAAAGCGGCGCCTGCCCGTATGGGCGTCAGGAAACCGAGAGGCCCAAAAGGCTCGGGCCTCCATGTCAGTATCAAGCCGACTGGCCAGATTCCAGCAACGCGGGCCGACACCCACCTTTAAGGTCCGTTTTGGGGTAGCTAGCTCGACAATTGCCACGAGTTTCGAGGCCACTGCCATTGGCGAAGCGCCGTCGCCACTATCTGCGTTGCCGTCCCGCGGCCAATTTGCCTAGGATCTCGCAGCAGCGAAGCATCAGGCGCGCGCTCAACGGAAGCATAACCTTCCGCTCCTCGTTGCGTCTTCATGAAGAAGCCGCCTACAACATTTCAACGCCAATGAATGCGCTCGGACAGCCCCCCGTCGTCAGTACCCACAAGGTTGTGTCCCATCGTGCTGAGCGACCGGCGTCAAGATTGAGAGAGGCTCCATGCAGGACAAGGTCGTTGTGGTCACTGGCGCTTTTGGAGCGCTCGGACGGGTTGTGATCGCCGATGCAGCCGCCCGCGGAGCCAAGGTCGCAGCCCTCGATTTTGCACCAGCGGCGCCCCTCGGCCTAGCGTCGCACCTCGCGGTCGGCGGCGTGGATCTGTCGGAGCCGGAGGGAGCGGCGAAGGCCATCGGCGCAGTCGTGGACCACTTCGGCCGCATGGACGCTTTGATCAATGTCGCCGGCGGCTTCGTCTGGCAAACCGTGGCCGAAGGCGACGCCGCCACATGGTCGCGCCTTTACGCCATGAACGTCGCGACCACTTTCAACGCCTGCAAGGCGGCCCTGCCCCATCTGGTCAAGAGCGGCGGACGGATCGTCAATGTCGGGGCATATGCGGCGTTGAAGGCCGACACAGGGATGGGGGCCTACGCAGCCTCAAAGTCCGGCGTACACCGCCTGACGGAAGCCCTGGCGGCCGAGTACAAGGGCATGGTTGCGGTCAACGCCGTGCTGCCTTCGATCATCGACACCCCGGCCAACCGGGCCGACATGCCGCAAGCCGACGCTTCGAAGTGGGTTTCTCCGCAAGACCTGGCCTCTGTGATATTGTTCCTCGCCTCGGATGCGGCGCGGGCGGTGACCGGCGCCCTTGTGCCCGTCACCGGCGGCGTTTGATCGAACGAACACTCGGGCCCGGGCGGACAGACAATCGCAAAAGCTGTTCGGCGGCCTTCAAGGCGGTTCGGTCAGCGCGGCCAATTTGTGCGCACCTCAGAGCGGTGGCTGCGCCATCGCGTTGGGCGGCAACTGGACAAGTCATCTTACATCGCCGGGGCAATGACTTCAAAGGCCGCCGGTCCAGAGCATATTCATGAAAATCGCAGCGAATCTCCT is a genomic window of Phenylobacterium montanum containing:
- a CDS encoding PAS domain-containing protein translates to MNRAKDAIFVAQALLDELGADACRIAAERAAALVRDGDTTDAHFWSQVAAAARVLSASPRPQLPPARRRQIMVQDRQFRQSFKVSPNAYLLLTSDLVIADANPAYMKATMTTEEIRGYGLFEIFPDNPAAPEANAVLNLRGSLERVLRTGKADLMAVQRYDVRGLDRLFEERWWEPSNCPIPNDDGRPELILHHVRDVTAHASPAIRI
- a CDS encoding SDR family NAD(P)-dependent oxidoreductase, which codes for MQDKVVVVTGAFGALGRVVIADAAARGAKVAALDFAPAAPLGLASHLAVGGVDLSEPEGAAKAIGAVVDHFGRMDALINVAGGFVWQTVAEGDAATWSRLYAMNVATTFNACKAALPHLVKSGGRIVNVGAYAALKADTGMGAYAASKSGVHRLTEALAAEYKGMVAVNAVLPSIIDTPANRADMPQADASKWVSPQDLASVILFLASDAARAVTGALVPVTGGV